A section of the Bradyrhizobium oligotrophicum S58 genome encodes:
- a CDS encoding GvpL/GvpF family gas vesicle protein, which translates to MNLVGITTPDVAGAIAAAGGRLADVETRAVEAGGLVALLALSKAPFWHVLRRSRTALRSMLTAQRILEAAAVYGPLLPARPGTLIRNDAEACMLLRSQCRHLAEGLRLHGTSRQYQITISWDPVAALAARRDHQDLVEAAAASADGAADKAASMIQRFMSDQQARFEAEAMRALAAVAEDVITLPVNQPDMLMNAVVLLAPGAEPELERVLEALDRGLRGKNLIRLIGPLPPVSFAAVSIERPGRQRIAAARRLLGIGEATRTCDLRRAYLDKAHAHHPDTGGHAADASIVGAAAEAFRLLARVAEARASAGQDDVILVDIRRQDQQRSLST; encoded by the coding sequence ATGAATCTCGTCGGTATCACCACGCCGGATGTTGCCGGCGCCATCGCGGCGGCGGGAGGCCGGCTGGCCGATGTCGAGACGCGCGCGGTAGAGGCGGGCGGCCTCGTCGCACTGCTGGCCTTGTCCAAAGCACCGTTCTGGCACGTCCTGCGGCGGTCCCGGACCGCGCTCAGGTCGATGCTGACGGCTCAGCGCATCCTGGAAGCCGCTGCCGTCTACGGGCCGCTGCTGCCCGCACGTCCGGGCACGCTCATCAGGAATGATGCAGAAGCCTGCATGCTGCTGCGCAGCCAGTGCCGACATCTCGCGGAGGGCCTTCGCCTCCACGGCACTTCCCGGCAATATCAGATCACCATCAGCTGGGATCCTGTCGCCGCGCTGGCGGCGCGCCGTGATCATCAGGATCTCGTCGAAGCCGCCGCTGCGAGCGCCGACGGCGCGGCCGACAAGGCGGCATCGATGATCCAGCGGTTCATGTCGGATCAACAAGCCAGGTTCGAGGCCGAGGCCATGCGCGCGCTTGCCGCGGTCGCCGAGGACGTGATCACCCTGCCGGTGAATCAGCCGGACATGCTGATGAATGCCGTCGTGCTGCTCGCGCCCGGCGCAGAGCCGGAGCTCGAGCGTGTCCTGGAAGCGCTCGACCGCGGCCTGCGGGGGAAGAACCTCATCCGGCTGATCGGCCCGCTTCCTCCCGTCTCGTTTGCGGCGGTGTCGATCGAACGTCCGGGACGTCAGCGTATTGCCGCGGCCCGCCGCCTGCTCGGGATCGGCGAGGCGACCAGGACATGCGATCTGCGCCGGGCCTATCTCGATAAGGCTCACGCGCATCACCCGGACACGGGCGGGCATGCCGCCGACGCGTCGATCGTCGGAGCCGCGGCCGAGGCGTTTAGGCTGCTCGCACGCGTCGCGGAGGCGCGCGCGTCGGCCGGACAAGACGATGTGATTCTGGTGGACATTCGTCGGCAGGACCAGCAGCGGAGCTTATCGACATGA
- a CDS encoding methyl-accepting chemotaxis protein, with the protein MRLSFAAIRSIQTKIALIAGFCLALTCVILIGYGLFSTQSMNQYVNHEVMQLVDRQTKESLMNRASTEANVIKAELEVGFDAARTLAQSFAVLADAKNGTVTSARRAQLNAVLRHVLELNPAFNGTYSAWEPDGLDGNDTAFKANKEMGSDNTGRFLPYWTRSAGGAIAVQPLVEYDSSERHQNGLVKGAWYINPSTTGKENILGPLPYIVQGKPVFLATMSVPVMIDGKFRGLAGADYNLDFVQKLAVKINTSLFDGKGKVVILNDTGLVVADSANQNVIGKSAAEADSRWTDSAAIVRTGKGTVLDEPNNPNVDIYAPITFGLTDTPWSVVISIPRDVVLASARQLDASLSGRSTNNTLWQLGVGTLITALAIFLIWVAARGIARPIRDCAVFANGIAKGDFNQTLTIEQEDEVGALATSLKAMQGDLKQSIAQRAEDQAAADAQRRHAMNEMADQFEASVGGIVETVSAASSTLETSAGSLTATAEQAQTLATTVAVASEQASTNVQSVASATEEMASSVTEISRQVQQSARMANEAVTQARSTTGRVGELSKAAARIGDVVELINTIAGQTNLLALNATIEAARAGDAGRGFAVVATEVKALAEQTAKATGDIGQQIAGIQTATQESVGAIREISETIERLSEISATIAAAVEQQGAATQEISRNVQQAAQGTQQVSSNITDVQRGASNTGTASSEVLSAAKLLSRDSGRLRDEVGKFLTSVRAS; encoded by the coding sequence ATGCGCCTATCCTTTGCGGCAATACGCTCCATCCAAACCAAGATCGCCTTGATTGCGGGCTTCTGCCTCGCGCTCACCTGCGTCATCCTGATCGGCTACGGTCTGTTCTCGACCCAGAGCATGAACCAGTACGTCAACCACGAGGTGATGCAGCTCGTCGATCGCCAGACCAAGGAGAGCCTGATGAATCGGGCTTCCACCGAGGCCAACGTCATCAAGGCCGAGCTGGAGGTCGGGTTCGACGCGGCGCGCACGCTGGCGCAGTCCTTTGCGGTCCTGGCCGACGCCAAGAACGGGACCGTCACGAGCGCCCGCCGGGCGCAGCTCAACGCCGTGCTGCGGCATGTGCTGGAGCTCAATCCCGCCTTCAACGGCACCTACTCGGCCTGGGAGCCCGATGGGCTCGACGGCAACGACACAGCCTTCAAGGCCAACAAGGAGATGGGCTCCGACAACACCGGCCGCTTCCTCCCTTATTGGACGCGAAGCGCCGGCGGCGCGATCGCCGTGCAGCCGCTGGTCGAGTACGACAGCAGCGAGCGCCATCAGAATGGCCTCGTGAAGGGCGCCTGGTACATCAATCCGAGCACCACCGGTAAGGAGAACATCCTCGGACCGCTGCCCTACATTGTCCAGGGCAAGCCGGTGTTCCTGGCCACGATGTCGGTGCCCGTCATGATCGACGGAAAATTCCGCGGCCTCGCCGGCGCCGACTACAATCTCGACTTCGTGCAGAAGCTCGCGGTCAAGATCAACACCTCGCTGTTCGACGGCAAGGGCAAGGTCGTGATCCTCAACGACACCGGCCTCGTCGTCGCCGACAGCGCCAATCAGAACGTCATCGGCAAGTCGGCCGCCGAGGCTGATTCGCGCTGGACCGACAGTGCGGCCATCGTCCGCACCGGCAAGGGCACCGTCCTCGACGAGCCCAACAATCCCAACGTCGACATCTACGCCCCGATCACGTTCGGCCTCACCGACACGCCCTGGTCGGTCGTGATCTCGATCCCGCGCGACGTGGTTCTCGCCTCGGCGCGGCAGCTCGACGCCTCGCTCAGCGGCCGCTCGACCAACAACACGCTGTGGCAGCTCGGGGTCGGAACGCTGATCACCGCGCTTGCGATCTTCCTCATCTGGGTGGCTGCACGGGGGATTGCCCGTCCGATCCGGGATTGCGCCGTGTTCGCCAATGGCATCGCCAAAGGCGACTTCAACCAGACCCTCACCATCGAGCAGGAAGATGAGGTCGGAGCCCTCGCCACTTCCCTGAAAGCCATGCAGGGCGACCTGAAGCAGAGCATCGCACAGCGCGCCGAGGATCAGGCGGCCGCCGATGCCCAGCGGCGGCACGCGATGAACGAGATGGCGGATCAGTTCGAGGCGTCCGTTGGCGGCATCGTCGAAACCGTGTCGGCGGCCTCGAGCACGCTGGAGACCTCGGCCGGATCGTTGACCGCCACCGCGGAGCAGGCGCAGACGCTTGCGACCACTGTCGCGGTGGCCTCGGAGCAGGCGTCGACCAACGTGCAGTCGGTGGCATCCGCGACCGAGGAGATGGCCTCCTCGGTGACCGAGATCAGCCGCCAGGTCCAGCAGTCCGCGCGCATGGCCAACGAGGCCGTGACGCAGGCACGCTCCACCACGGGGCGGGTCGGCGAACTCTCGAAGGCGGCGGCGCGCATCGGTGACGTTGTCGAGCTGATCAACACCATCGCCGGCCAGACCAACCTGCTCGCCCTCAACGCCACCATCGAGGCAGCACGGGCGGGCGATGCCGGACGCGGCTTCGCCGTGGTCGCCACCGAGGTCAAGGCGCTCGCCGAGCAGACCGCGAAGGCGACCGGGGACATCGGCCAGCAGATCGCCGGTATTCAGACCGCCACCCAGGAGTCCGTCGGCGCGATCCGCGAGATCAGCGAAACCATCGAACGCCTGTCGGAGATCTCGGCCACGATCGCGGCTGCGGTCGAGCAGCAGGGCGCGGCGACGCAGGAGATCTCGCGCAATGTCCAGCAGGCGGCCCAGGGCACGCAGCAGGTGTCGTCGAACATCACCGATGTGCAGCGCGGCGCCAGCAATACGGGCACCGCGTCCTCCGAGGTGCTGTCGGCGGCGAAGCTGCTGTCGCGCGACAGTGGTCGCCTGAGGGACGAAGTCGGCAAGTTCCTGACCTCGGTCCGTGCGAGCTGA
- the gvpJ gene encoding gas vesicle protein GvpJ, giving the protein MTYRADLDYLEPAASSEGSLLELLDHLLDRGVLLWGELRISVADVELIEVGLKLMLASARTADRWRQTTTQRASIAPGDCP; this is encoded by the coding sequence ATGACGTACCGCGCCGATCTCGACTATCTCGAACCCGCGGCGTCGAGCGAGGGCTCCCTGCTCGAGTTGCTCGATCACCTGCTCGACCGCGGTGTTTTGCTGTGGGGCGAATTGCGAATCTCCGTCGCCGATGTCGAACTCATCGAGGTCGGCCTCAAGCTGATGCTGGCTTCGGCGCGGACCGCGGACCGCTGGCGGCAGACGACGACCCAGCGCGCCTCGATCGCCCCGGGAGATTGTCCATGA
- a CDS encoding GvpL/GvpF family gas vesicle protein, protein MSSPRLIGLLAADDVPADLADQIMSCGPVAAAIRFAPAAASSSESLDHHAAVVAWCRRAAFLPSRAGIPISPELLQSIARSAWYHRSTIEHIEGRVEISVELERRDGVRDGGIDGGGRAYLRATAHDLRACEVGVATAANLLAMYSERADADLIARTAPLPAIRLRASVLVRRAVAPRLARQFDSMLSAISDRLVCRVTGPWPPYSFSTIREPS, encoded by the coding sequence ATGAGCAGTCCGCGTCTGATAGGCCTCCTCGCGGCCGATGACGTCCCGGCCGATCTCGCCGATCAAATCATGTCTTGCGGGCCGGTTGCCGCAGCAATCCGCTTTGCACCGGCTGCTGCCTCGAGCAGCGAGAGCCTCGACCATCACGCAGCCGTCGTCGCCTGGTGCCGCCGCGCGGCGTTCCTGCCATCGCGGGCCGGCATCCCGATCTCGCCGGAGCTCCTGCAATCCATCGCGCGATCCGCTTGGTATCACCGTTCGACCATCGAACACATCGAGGGGCGCGTCGAGATCTCGGTCGAGCTCGAGCGCCGTGACGGCGTGCGGGATGGTGGGATTGACGGCGGCGGCCGGGCCTATCTCCGCGCGACGGCGCACGATCTCCGGGCATGCGAGGTCGGCGTCGCGACGGCGGCGAACCTGCTGGCGATGTACAGCGAGCGGGCCGACGCCGACCTGATCGCGCGCACCGCGCCGCTTCCGGCCATCAGGCTGCGCGCGTCGGTGCTGGTCAGGAGAGCGGTCGCGCCGCGGCTGGCACGACAATTCGACAGCATGCTGAGCGCGATCAGCGACCGCCTGGTGTGCCGGGTGACCGGCCCCTGGCCGCCTTACAGCTTTTCGACGATCCGGGAGCCCTCATGA
- a CDS encoding GvpL/GvpF family gas vesicle protein, with the protein MSKANLGIGLVHGVVTAQSAALLPQIVDAFDATEIIVVNTEQQALLISDIPQYLRGHVEADTLFSDPARISTLAMKHHRILQAAAVVTDVVPVRLGTLVRGPSGARDLLNREAVRFAGHLVTIHNALEFSVRILPTEQPSRRVARPVPSSGRDYLRIRRDERCGQRPAVVDITLQELASRAVAIRERQSASRSGGRTPALAEAAFLVDRHALAAFDDCAGRIERQIAENGLALDIFGPWPAYSFVDGARENLG; encoded by the coding sequence ATGAGCAAGGCAAACCTCGGCATCGGCCTCGTGCATGGCGTCGTCACGGCGCAATCGGCCGCGCTGCTTCCGCAGATCGTCGATGCCTTCGATGCGACCGAGATCATCGTCGTGAACACGGAGCAGCAAGCGCTGCTGATCTCAGATATTCCGCAATATCTGCGCGGTCACGTCGAGGCGGATACGCTGTTCTCTGACCCCGCGCGCATCTCGACCCTGGCCATGAAGCATCACCGCATATTGCAGGCTGCCGCAGTGGTCACGGATGTCGTTCCAGTCCGACTTGGAACGCTGGTCAGAGGGCCGAGCGGGGCGCGTGATCTCCTGAACCGCGAAGCCGTGCGCTTCGCCGGTCATCTCGTCACGATCCACAATGCGCTCGAGTTCTCCGTGCGCATTCTCCCGACCGAGCAGCCTTCGCGTCGGGTTGCCCGTCCCGTTCCCAGTAGCGGCAGGGACTATCTGCGCATCCGGAGAGATGAACGATGCGGTCAGCGGCCGGCCGTCGTCGACATCACGCTGCAAGAACTTGCATCGCGGGCGGTGGCGATCCGTGAGCGGCAATCGGCATCGCGTTCGGGCGGCAGGACACCGGCGCTGGCCGAAGCCGCTTTCCTGGTCGATCGCCATGCGCTTGCGGCGTTCGACGACTGTGCCGGACGGATCGAACGGCAGATCGCCGAGAATGGCCTCGCGCTCGATATATTCGGACCTTGGCCGGCCTACAGTTTCGTGGATGGCGCGCGGGAGAACCTGGGATGA
- the gvpA gene encoding gas vesicle structural protein GvpA: MAIEKATASSSLAEVIDRILDKGVVIDAFVRVSLVGIELLSIELRAVVASVETWLKYAEAIGLVAQPMPA, from the coding sequence ATGGCCATCGAGAAAGCAACAGCGTCTTCAAGCCTCGCCGAAGTGATCGATCGCATCCTCGACAAGGGCGTCGTCATCGACGCCTTCGTGCGAGTCTCCCTCGTCGGCATCGAGCTGCTGTCGATCGAGCTTCGCGCCGTCGTCGCCTCGGTCGAGACGTGGCTCAAATACGCCGAAGCCATCGGCCTCGTGGCTCAGCCGATGCCGGCCTGA
- a CDS encoding AAA family ATPase: MQRTVAEARAGDAGRGIIRLDPSDLALLGLSIGDVVEIRGRHCAYGRALPTHPDQRGLGRVLIDGTGRTNAGAGLGDLVSLVAAHTRPADEVTIAFDGFRPPRPGLFARRVSDAFRDMTVAAGHVVRLRLIGGRDLSGRICATSPEGAVVISRDTRITFAAASGEAPPRTICYEDLGGLSRELARVREMIELPIRRPDLFARLGIEAPKGVLLSGPPGTGKTLLARAVAQECEAAFFQIDGPEIVSKHYGDSEAKLRSIFQKAQARAPAIIFIDEIDAIAPQRARLGGDRQLEGRLVAQLLTLLDGVSSRGLVIVMAATNLPDNLDPALRRPGRLDREIAIGVPDRGGRLEILAIHTRGVPLGPDVDLEQIAGATHGFVGADLAALVREAGMAALRRAAAFDSSALDGISLEDLCIGRADFDTALSEVRPSAIREVYTDVPRVRWSEIGGMAEIKQELIEAVIWPITKSSLFADLGVRPAKGVLLTGPPGTGKTLLARALASEAQVNFIAVRGPELLDRFVGESERAVRDVFVKARATSPTIIFFDEIDSLAPVRGLSGAVSDRVVAQLLTEIDGIEELKGVFLLAATNRIDQVDPALLRPGRFDRVFEVPSPDCATRAQILDVQSARLPLGPDVDLGGIAASTEGFVGAELAAICQEAGRMALRRAVARSSDAPIVIEQADLLAASNLVGCGRSIRTSRQATPRRRFW, encoded by the coding sequence ATGCAGCGGACCGTCGCAGAAGCGCGCGCGGGAGATGCCGGACGCGGGATCATCAGGCTCGATCCCAGTGATCTCGCGCTGCTCGGGCTTTCCATCGGCGACGTCGTCGAGATACGCGGTCGCCATTGCGCCTATGGCCGCGCGCTTCCCACCCATCCCGACCAGCGAGGTCTGGGCAGGGTCCTGATCGACGGCACCGGACGCACGAATGCCGGCGCCGGCCTTGGCGATCTCGTGTCGCTGGTTGCCGCCCACACCCGTCCGGCCGATGAGGTCACGATTGCGTTCGACGGCTTCCGGCCGCCCCGTCCCGGCCTGTTCGCCCGTCGGGTGTCGGACGCCTTCCGCGACATGACCGTCGCGGCCGGCCATGTCGTCCGGCTGCGCCTGATCGGAGGTCGCGATCTCTCCGGCCGGATCTGCGCCACCAGCCCGGAGGGCGCGGTCGTCATCAGTCGCGACACGCGCATCACGTTTGCGGCGGCTTCCGGCGAGGCCCCGCCGCGCACCATCTGCTATGAAGACCTCGGCGGGCTGTCGCGCGAGCTTGCGCGCGTGCGCGAGATGATCGAGCTGCCGATCCGCCGGCCGGATCTGTTCGCCCGGCTGGGCATCGAGGCGCCCAAGGGGGTGCTGCTGTCCGGGCCGCCTGGCACCGGCAAGACGCTGCTGGCGCGCGCGGTCGCCCAGGAATGCGAAGCTGCCTTCTTCCAGATCGATGGTCCCGAAATCGTCTCCAAGCACTATGGGGACTCCGAAGCGAAGTTGCGCAGCATCTTCCAGAAGGCGCAGGCGAGGGCGCCGGCGATCATCTTCATCGACGAGATCGATGCCATCGCGCCCCAGCGCGCCCGGCTTGGTGGCGACCGCCAGCTCGAAGGGCGGCTGGTGGCCCAATTGCTCACCTTGCTCGACGGCGTTTCCTCCCGCGGCTTGGTGATCGTGATGGCCGCCACCAACCTGCCTGACAATCTCGACCCGGCGCTGCGCCGTCCCGGCAGGCTCGACCGCGAGATTGCGATCGGCGTACCGGACCGCGGCGGGCGCCTCGAAATCCTCGCCATCCATACCCGCGGTGTGCCGCTCGGCCCGGATGTCGATCTCGAGCAGATTGCCGGCGCGACCCACGGCTTCGTCGGCGCCGACCTCGCAGCACTGGTGCGCGAGGCCGGAATGGCCGCCCTGCGGCGCGCGGCTGCGTTCGACTCGAGTGCGCTCGACGGCATCTCGCTCGAAGATCTCTGCATCGGGCGTGCTGATTTCGACACGGCGCTGTCCGAGGTCCGCCCCTCTGCGATCCGGGAAGTGTACACGGATGTGCCGCGGGTGCGCTGGAGCGAAATCGGCGGAATGGCCGAGATCAAGCAGGAGCTGATCGAAGCGGTGATCTGGCCGATCACGAAATCCTCGCTGTTTGCGGATCTCGGCGTCCGGCCCGCCAAGGGCGTGCTGCTCACCGGTCCGCCCGGCACCGGCAAGACGCTGTTGGCGCGCGCACTCGCCAGTGAAGCGCAGGTCAATTTCATCGCGGTGAGAGGCCCCGAACTGCTCGATCGCTTCGTCGGCGAGAGCGAGCGCGCGGTGCGCGACGTGTTCGTGAAGGCGCGGGCGACCTCGCCGACCATCATCTTTTTCGATGAGATCGACTCGCTCGCGCCGGTGCGCGGCCTGAGCGGGGCGGTGAGCGATCGCGTGGTGGCACAGCTGCTGACCGAGATCGATGGCATCGAGGAGCTGAAGGGTGTTTTCCTGCTGGCCGCCACCAACCGGATCGATCAGGTCGATCCGGCGCTGCTCAGGCCCGGGCGCTTCGATCGCGTGTTCGAGGTGCCGTCGCCTGACTGCGCAACGCGGGCGCAGATCCTGGACGTGCAATCCGCGAGGCTCCCGCTCGGCCCCGATGTCGACCTCGGCGGCATCGCCGCGAGCACCGAAGGCTTCGTTGGCGCCGAGCTCGCCGCGATCTGTCAGGAAGCCGGGCGCATGGCGTTGCGGCGCGCAGTGGCGCGGAGCAGCGATGCTCCGATCGTGATCGAACAGGCGGATCTTCTGGCCGCGTCGAACCTGGTCGGATGCGGCCGAAGCATTCGCACATCGCGGCAGGCAACACCAAGGAGGCGGTTCTGGTGA
- a CDS encoding gas vesicle protein K, whose amino-acid sequence MSASSHSEAPGLRLQLGDLDTALAAVFTDAAPNGSINLDPDKIEHDLARLVLTLIEFLRRLLELQAIRRMEANELSEDEEERVGLALMRAAAQVSRLARELGVDPRELNLQLGPLGRLL is encoded by the coding sequence ATGAGCGCGAGCAGCCACAGCGAGGCGCCCGGCCTTCGTCTGCAACTCGGCGACCTCGATACCGCGCTGGCTGCGGTCTTTACCGATGCGGCTCCGAACGGATCGATCAACCTCGACCCCGACAAGATCGAGCATGACCTCGCGCGCCTCGTGCTCACCTTGATCGAATTCCTGCGACGGCTGCTCGAGCTGCAGGCGATCCGGCGCATGGAGGCGAATGAGCTTTCGGAGGATGAGGAGGAGCGCGTCGGTCTCGCGCTGATGCGGGCCGCCGCCCAGGTGAGCAGACTCGCGCGCGAGCTGGGGGTGGATCCGCGCGAGCTGAACCTGCAGCTCGGACCGCTCGGACGGCTGCTGTGA
- a CDS encoding M15 family metallopeptidase: MTPSEQRRQMAAEIVDFEARRDAAGHLTVYYPPTGDGGGAYEVAGINARYNRLTAKRLAGLIARQRYDDAERVATDFIARNTDCAAAWTDVPAVEFYLRDCVFSRGARGAALILQRALGVVADGKVGPVTRAAAAVIDPLELLTQLRRAREQYEREVVHRDERSKFWAGLSSRWDKAVTTAKQFSIIPAPAPVPGTPTTPPIVAIDPSSLIGPDATAPAAAPVRSSGFPPRPAFPPLVTNRQREALFGRYDYVRAPQPGNPEAIRILGSWERDNIVEVPIPQLAKALGAKAPAAIRFHRLAARQLQTLWEEWEAAGLLSRIYSFDGGFVARLVRGSRSVLSNHAFGSAFDVNQAFNPFGQRPASNGRRGSVRDLVPIANRNGFYWGGHYQSRKDGMHFEIAVLQRTVATQISLASALASSAAGSMATDQIAAPAVESPSLPAATLPPAASV; the protein is encoded by the coding sequence ATGACACCATCCGAGCAACGTCGGCAGATGGCTGCCGAGATCGTCGACTTCGAAGCCCGCCGGGACGCGGCGGGTCACCTGACCGTCTACTATCCGCCGACCGGGGACGGCGGCGGTGCCTATGAGGTCGCCGGCATCAATGCGCGCTATAACAGATTGACGGCCAAGAGGCTGGCCGGCTTGATCGCAAGACAGCGCTACGATGACGCGGAGCGCGTCGCGACCGACTTCATCGCCCGAAACACCGACTGTGCGGCGGCGTGGACCGATGTGCCGGCTGTCGAGTTCTACCTGCGCGACTGCGTGTTCAGCCGTGGGGCGAGGGGAGCTGCGCTGATCCTGCAGCGCGCGCTCGGCGTGGTGGCGGACGGCAAGGTTGGACCGGTCACGCGCGCGGCGGCGGCCGTCATCGATCCCTTGGAATTGCTGACGCAGCTGCGCCGGGCGCGCGAGCAATACGAGCGCGAGGTCGTACACCGCGACGAGCGCAGCAAATTCTGGGCGGGATTGTCGTCCCGCTGGGACAAGGCGGTCACGACCGCCAAGCAATTCTCCATCATCCCGGCGCCGGCCCCGGTGCCCGGGACCCCGACGACACCGCCGATCGTGGCGATCGACCCGAGCTCGCTGATAGGACCTGACGCGACCGCCCCGGCGGCCGCTCCCGTCAGGAGCAGCGGCTTCCCGCCGCGGCCGGCGTTTCCTCCTCTCGTCACCAACCGGCAGCGGGAGGCACTGTTCGGCCGCTATGACTATGTGCGCGCACCGCAGCCGGGAAATCCCGAGGCAATCCGGATCCTTGGCAGCTGGGAGCGCGACAACATCGTCGAGGTGCCGATTCCGCAGCTGGCCAAGGCGCTTGGCGCCAAGGCGCCGGCCGCCATCAGATTCCACCGGCTCGCGGCTCGCCAGCTGCAGACATTGTGGGAGGAGTGGGAGGCCGCCGGCCTTCTTAGCCGCATTTATTCTTTTGACGGCGGGTTCGTGGCCCGGCTCGTGCGCGGCAGCCGCAGCGTCCTGAGCAACCACGCCTTTGGCAGCGCCTTCGATGTCAACCAGGCCTTCAATCCCTTCGGGCAGCGGCCGGCATCGAACGGTCGCAGAGGGTCGGTCCGCGACCTCGTGCCGATCGCGAACCGCAACGGGTTCTACTGGGGAGGCCACTATCAAAGCCGGAAGGACGGCATGCATTTCGAAATCGCGGTCCTGCAGCGAACGGTCGCGACGCAAATATCGCTGGCGTCAGCGCTCGCGAGCTCCGCCGCGGGCAGCATGGCGACAGACCAGATCGCGGCTCCTGCCGTCGAGTCGCCGTCATTGCCAGCCGCGACATTGCCTCCCGCGGCGTCGGTGTGA
- a CDS encoding outer membrane protein: MAWSRQQQNWSQVANAGAAPVQPVQQPVGNANNPPVVKPPVVANPPPNPPPPNNPGGNNGGWKPPHKPPQKPPICERTDKGWWQPGKPYHGDKDHDWPNDKPSYNHDHDGGHHWPQVGSKGGDNKSSWPSYKNDKDKDDNYKDVKYGGLFDKHHDDDHDKSGGWSQLHSNGYSDRSAWLHHGQQDDHDKPATGWGAKKDDGYDKPSGFGWSKQPMKSERDSYAWLKPDDRNDDKHGGYGWGGKPHDNDDGKGGYGDKQPDKDHWQQQGGNYHHGGWPHHPDKPWPPKNPPPNNGGGQPNPPPQGNNGNPPPQNQPPAGGNVAPLPVAAVQIPTAISSNGSDVMGGLQLGCDYQMDRFVVGIQAMADLGIINTSSPLGPALTMNTRTSNLYTATVRAGYLVTPEILAYVRGGAAWTRTNVSVVNTTTGQSASVAFNRSGWTVGAGVEWMFARNWSAFAEYDYADFGTATGTLPGAAAITGGPNVVSQKTQLHTALLGINYRFDLLSRAGR, encoded by the coding sequence ATGGCGTGGTCACGCCAGCAGCAGAATTGGAGCCAGGTCGCCAATGCAGGCGCAGCGCCCGTTCAGCCTGTCCAGCAGCCGGTCGGCAACGCAAACAACCCGCCTGTGGTCAAGCCGCCTGTGGTTGCAAACCCCCCGCCGAACCCGCCGCCGCCGAACAACCCGGGCGGGAACAACGGCGGATGGAAGCCGCCGCACAAGCCGCCGCAGAAGCCCCCGATCTGTGAGCGCACCGACAAGGGCTGGTGGCAGCCCGGCAAGCCGTATCACGGCGACAAGGATCACGATTGGCCGAACGACAAACCTTCCTACAATCATGATCACGACGGCGGCCATCATTGGCCACAGGTCGGATCGAAAGGTGGCGACAACAAGTCTTCCTGGCCGTCGTACAAGAACGACAAGGATAAGGACGACAACTACAAGGACGTCAAATATGGCGGCTTGTTCGACAAGCACCATGACGACGATCATGACAAGTCGGGCGGCTGGTCACAGCTGCATTCGAACGGCTACTCCGACAGGAGTGCCTGGCTGCACCATGGCCAGCAGGACGATCATGACAAGCCGGCCACCGGCTGGGGCGCGAAGAAGGATGACGGCTATGACAAGCCGTCGGGCTTCGGCTGGTCGAAGCAGCCGATGAAGAGTGAGCGCGACAGCTATGCCTGGCTGAAGCCGGATGACCGCAACGACGACAAGCATGGCGGTTATGGTTGGGGCGGCAAGCCGCACGACAATGACGACGGCAAGGGCGGTTATGGCGACAAGCAGCCCGACAAGGATCACTGGCAGCAGCAGGGCGGCAACTACCATCATGGCGGATGGCCGCATCATCCGGACAAGCCCTGGCCGCCGAAGAACCCGCCGCCGAACAACGGTGGCGGCCAGCCGAATCCGCCGCCGCAGGGCAACAATGGCAACCCGCCCCCGCAGAATCAGCCGCCGGCTGGCGGCAACGTGGCGCCGCTGCCCGTCGCGGCCGTGCAGATTCCGACCGCCATCTCCAGCAATGGCAGCGACGTGATGGGCGGCCTGCAGCTCGGTTGCGACTATCAGATGGACCGCTTCGTCGTCGGCATCCAGGCCATGGCCGATCTCGGCATCATCAACACGTCGAGCCCGCTCGGGCCGGCGCTGACGATGAACACGCGGACCAGCAACCTCTACACCGCCACGGTGCGTGCAGGTTATCTCGTGACGCCTGAGATCCTGGCCTATGTGCGCGGTGGTGCGGCATGGACGCGAACCAATGTTTCGGTCGTCAACACCACCACCGGGCAGTCCGCCAGCGTGGCGTTCAACCGCAGCGGCTGGACGGTCGGCGCCGGCGTCGAGTGGATGTTCGCTCGCAACTGGTCGGCCTTCGCCGAATATGACTACGCCGATTTCGGCACCGCGACCGGCACGCTGCCGGGCGCCGCCGCGATCACCGGAGGGCCGAACGTCGTCAGCCAGAAGACCCAGCTCCACACCGCTCTGCTGGGCATCAACTACCGGTTCGACCTGCTCTCGCGCGCCGGCCGATAA